In one window of Paraflavitalea soli DNA:
- a CDS encoding matrixin family metalloprotease, which translates to MHIKILAGCLLFFSLAFLSCRGRFTHPNRVIVIQPLGEFPSAQSEMVYRQLSKINPGIIVRAAIPLPAATYYPPRDRYRADSLIKYLSRFGHADTVVIGLTNKDISATKNDIKDWGVMGFGYKPGNACVVSSFRLSKANQQEQFYKVAIHELGHTQGLPHCEEKTCFMRDAEGGNPLNEENDFCPACKSFLKGKGWRLK; encoded by the coding sequence ATGCATATAAAAATACTGGCCGGTTGTCTGCTGTTCTTTTCCCTGGCATTTCTTTCCTGTCGCGGGCGCTTTACCCACCCCAACAGGGTGATTGTCATCCAGCCATTGGGCGAATTCCCCTCCGCCCAATCAGAAATGGTGTATCGGCAGCTTAGCAAGATCAACCCCGGCATCATTGTCAGGGCTGCTATTCCACTTCCTGCCGCTACCTATTATCCGCCACGGGACCGCTACCGGGCAGATTCCCTGATCAAATACCTCAGCCGGTTTGGTCATGCCGATACCGTTGTGATCGGGCTTACCAATAAGGACATAAGCGCCACAAAAAATGACATTAAGGACTGGGGAGTGATGGGCTTTGGGTACAAGCCCGGTAATGCCTGTGTGGTTTCTTCCTTTAGGTTGTCAAAAGCCAACCAGCAGGAGCAGTTTTACAAAGTAGCCATTCATGAATTGGGGCACACCCAGGGCCTGCCACATTGTGAGGAGAAGACTTGCTTTATGCGTGATGCGGAAGGCGGCAACCCCTTGAACGAGGAAAACGACTTCTGCCCCGCCTGTAAATCATTTTTGAAAGGCAAAGGGTGGCGGTTGAAATAA
- a CDS encoding DUF5990 family protein, with translation MKNDREFMFRIILRAPVAGVRFALPKGSGANHTLVQIQQAEGDDLVFDLSAKIKTGKDGQPDFAGPFVQGPVAERFIYINIGTSAGQLDSPWSRRLKVPLRGITWEMVNLLIENSGRILETVVPGTAKDGTPTCATVKPFDGWRVTN, from the coding sequence ATGAAAAACGATAGAGAGTTCATGTTTCGCATTATCCTTCGGGCGCCTGTAGCAGGTGTGCGTTTTGCCCTGCCAAAGGGCAGCGGCGCCAATCATACACTGGTGCAAATACAACAGGCAGAAGGCGACGACCTGGTGTTTGACCTGTCTGCCAAAATAAAGACCGGAAAGGATGGCCAACCCGATTTTGCTGGCCCCTTTGTACAAGGACCGGTGGCTGAAAGGTTCATCTATATTAATATAGGTACCTCAGCCGGACAGCTGGATTCACCCTGGAGCCGTCGCCTGAAGGTACCCTTGCGAGGCATCACCTGGGAAATGGTAAACCTGCTGATTGAAAACTCCGGTCGTATATTAGAAACAGTTGTTCCGGGCACCGCCAAAGATGGAACGCCTACTTGCGCCACCGTGAAGCCCTTTGATGGGTGGCGGGTTACAAATTAG
- a CDS encoding WGR domain-containing protein, which yields MRLIKQTVLYFKEGNADKVYEIDLCDTGNDQYVVNFRYGRRGSTLKEGSKTPVPVSLQAAEKIFDAVAAEKMNKGYTSSESGQTPAPRASTFSLPAYTGPGTDWMSLPAGRTKSILKRLQQAAEGKTAPKRTPWKISRVIWKAGEYKIKEAVPFIIQLFGKGDTLHQYSCTWALVRCGHETGIETLQAIYKDHPSPLVSRIAGAGLMTMLSGTLLEQHGANYLRTLPAGVKAAIEANQATGLEDLLTDKITQQQSQYSWLESIYILSLDKRWIRPFVKRLLLQAPFHPNYFQHIRTIYKLAELLDDFEFTGMLACRLEREQEMFEHHVPVNSKDQKIYLPAVDEYINPRKELLKKNSRLAYSQKTRWYLHRRVRRRLAMLGNTENTDYVKLATGILIGYNRKLDFREAWAKHDSIWSGGRYTTVETHYPQNATAVLMHQLLSGDHPGLELEGGVLWRLRSEVETRFAAQRAATANNGGGGILKKLLGLFNKKKDTNTPLPAAVPAAVAPSGQSTANENGTPYLHLWNKLPQSFVQLLVDAEMDEVHEFAEGALTIHPSYSEIKEKLDTPVYKRLLLSPFPIPATFGYKLVTEKYATLLPPWELVIALLNSQHVPAREKGMEWTLSNQPAYFLQSDFIKDLLFVQHGEIRQWARNLIGQSHINSELRKAVAGKAIAEMMTATAIDENTEGRIHGAGDGLLALFGPELQEIPLTMIADLLLHRYPPVLLFGLKLLKANQRYVNPGTLSKSLLIGLLQHDYAPVREAGVSLLADIDISVLLKYQDEMIAACVSVYQNVRQGMAPVMARLAQQDKTVGDKAAALLMPYLLRKETSEGLHEDVSRLLCQELSGHLQNANKETALNLLYGNYAAAQNVGVVILEKYTHPDQLTMPQVIALGGHENLTVRSWSWQFYGQQSARIRYEKEVAIKLLESKWQDTRQFAMQYFREQFVAADWSPEILIALADSVKPDVEAFGRELITKFFDGEHGLQYLLQLSQHPSEKMQLFATNYLERFASDDVARIESLEFYFRSVLTRVNKGRIAKNRIYQFLLTEGRKSEEAAKTVCTILSDISATGAIGDKATCIDVLLQLRSLYEVETPLQVKPVETRMASNNINTLL from the coding sequence ATGCGCCTGATCAAACAAACTGTTCTCTATTTTAAAGAAGGAAACGCGGATAAAGTTTATGAAATTGACCTGTGCGATACAGGCAACGATCAATACGTAGTGAACTTCCGTTATGGACGCAGGGGCTCCACACTAAAGGAAGGCAGTAAAACGCCGGTGCCGGTATCGCTGCAGGCAGCTGAAAAGATCTTTGATGCGGTAGCAGCGGAGAAAATGAACAAAGGGTATACGAGTTCTGAAAGCGGGCAAACTCCTGCACCCAGGGCCAGCACGTTTTCTCTTCCTGCCTACACAGGACCAGGTACTGATTGGATGTCGCTGCCTGCCGGTAGGACCAAGAGCATTCTCAAACGATTGCAGCAAGCCGCAGAAGGAAAAACAGCGCCTAAGCGAACTCCCTGGAAGATCAGCCGGGTGATCTGGAAAGCAGGGGAATACAAGATCAAGGAAGCTGTACCTTTTATCATTCAACTATTTGGAAAGGGTGATACGCTGCATCAATACAGCTGTACCTGGGCATTGGTCCGCTGTGGCCATGAAACAGGTATCGAAACGTTGCAGGCCATTTACAAAGACCACCCTTCTCCCCTGGTGAGCCGCATTGCCGGGGCCGGATTAATGACGATGCTTTCCGGTACGCTGCTTGAACAACATGGGGCCAACTATCTACGGACCCTGCCTGCAGGCGTTAAAGCCGCCATTGAAGCCAACCAGGCGACCGGATTGGAGGACCTATTGACGGATAAAATAACGCAACAGCAATCGCAATACAGCTGGCTGGAAAGTATCTATATCCTTTCTTTGGATAAACGATGGATACGTCCGTTTGTCAAACGTTTATTGTTGCAGGCTCCTTTTCATCCCAATTACTTTCAACATATCCGGACTATTTATAAGCTGGCGGAATTGCTCGATGATTTTGAATTCACGGGCATGTTGGCCTGCCGTCTTGAACGTGAGCAGGAAATGTTTGAACACCATGTTCCTGTCAACTCGAAAGATCAGAAGATATACCTGCCGGCGGTAGATGAATACATCAATCCGCGAAAGGAACTGCTCAAAAAGAACAGCCGGCTGGCCTATTCGCAAAAAACACGTTGGTATTTGCATCGCCGCGTACGTCGGCGCCTGGCCATGCTGGGTAATACGGAGAATACAGATTATGTAAAACTGGCAACAGGGATATTGATTGGTTATAACAGGAAACTGGATTTTCGGGAAGCCTGGGCCAAGCATGACAGCATCTGGAGTGGCGGGCGTTATACTACTGTGGAAACGCATTATCCCCAAAATGCAACGGCAGTATTGATGCACCAGCTATTGAGCGGCGACCATCCTGGCCTGGAGTTGGAGGGCGGTGTTTTGTGGCGCCTGCGATCTGAAGTGGAAACACGCTTTGCTGCACAACGTGCTGCTACAGCCAACAACGGCGGTGGCGGCATTTTGAAAAAGCTACTCGGTCTGTTCAATAAAAAGAAGGATACGAATACACCTTTACCAGCCGCGGTACCGGCGGCAGTGGCACCGAGTGGACAATCAACAGCCAATGAGAACGGTACGCCTTACCTGCATTTGTGGAATAAACTGCCACAATCTTTCGTCCAATTATTGGTGGATGCCGAAATGGATGAAGTGCATGAGTTTGCTGAAGGCGCTTTAACCATCCACCCGAGTTATAGCGAGATCAAAGAAAAACTCGATACACCGGTTTATAAGCGTTTGTTGTTATCGCCCTTCCCTATTCCGGCAACATTTGGCTATAAGCTGGTAACAGAAAAATATGCTACGCTGCTACCGCCCTGGGAGCTGGTCATTGCCCTACTCAATTCGCAGCATGTGCCGGCCAGGGAAAAAGGGATGGAATGGACTTTGAGCAATCAACCGGCTTACTTCCTGCAAAGTGATTTCATTAAAGACCTGTTGTTTGTGCAGCATGGGGAAATCAGGCAATGGGCCAGGAATCTGATCGGCCAAAGTCATATCAATAGTGAACTGAGAAAAGCGGTTGCAGGTAAGGCTATAGCAGAGATGATGACCGCCACGGCGATCGATGAAAATACAGAAGGCAGGATACATGGCGCCGGAGATGGCTTATTGGCATTATTTGGCCCTGAGTTGCAGGAAATACCGCTTACGATGATCGCCGATCTGCTGTTGCACAGGTATCCACCGGTCTTGTTGTTTGGATTGAAATTGCTAAAGGCCAATCAACGATATGTGAATCCCGGTACCCTGAGCAAATCATTGTTAATAGGGTTGTTGCAACACGATTATGCACCGGTTCGTGAAGCTGGTGTTTCTCTGTTGGCGGATATAGATATTTCGGTTTTATTGAAGTACCAGGATGAAATGATCGCGGCCTGTGTATCGGTCTATCAAAACGTACGGCAAGGCATGGCGCCTGTAATGGCCCGCCTGGCACAGCAGGATAAAACAGTTGGGGACAAAGCGGCCGCGCTATTGATGCCTTACCTGTTGCGGAAAGAAACCAGTGAAGGGCTGCATGAAGATGTGAGCAGGTTATTGTGCCAGGAATTGAGCGGACACCTGCAAAACGCCAATAAAGAAACAGCGCTCAATTTATTATACGGCAACTACGCTGCTGCGCAGAATGTAGGGGTAGTGATCCTGGAAAAATATACGCATCCGGATCAATTGACGATGCCACAGGTAATAGCATTGGGAGGGCATGAAAACCTTACGGTGCGGAGCTGGAGCTGGCAATTTTACGGGCAACAATCAGCACGTATACGGTATGAAAAAGAAGTGGCCATCAAGCTACTGGAAAGCAAGTGGCAGGATACGCGGCAGTTTGCCATGCAGTATTTCAGGGAGCAGTTTGTAGCGGCCGACTGGTCGCCCGAAATATTGATCGCACTGGCCGATTCAGTGAAGCCTGATGTGGAAGCATTTGGCCGGGAGCTGATCACGAAATTCTTTGACGGTGAACATGGCCTGCAATACCTTTTGCAACTGAGCCAGCATCCCAGCGAAAAAATGCAGCTGTTTGCTACGAACTACCTGGAACGGTTTGCCAGTGACGATGTAGCCAGGATAGAGTCGCTGGAATTTTATTTCCGTTCGGTATTGACGCGTGTAAACAAGGGCCGGATCGCCAAGAACCGGATCTATCAATTCCTATTGACTGAAGGACGGAAATCAGAAGAGGCAGCTAAAACAGTCTGTACCATCTTGTCGGATATTTCGGCCACAGGAGCGATTGGCGATAAAGCAACATGTATCGACGTGTTGTTGCAACTGAGATCGTTGTATGAAGTGGAAACCCCTTTACAGGTGAAACCTGTAGAGACAAGGATGGCATCGAACAATATCAATACCTTATTATAA
- a CDS encoding MFS transporter, with amino-acid sequence MEPITPLTLETEKAIQVKPSVNFWQIWNMCFGFFGIQFGWTLQMNNMSAIYEYLGAKPEAIPGLWLAAPMTGLLVQPIIGYLSDRTWHPRWGRRRPYFLIGAILSSLALFVMPNSPTVWIAAGTLWILDSCINISMEPFRAFVADNLNDKQRAFGYAMQSMFIGAAAFIAGFLPSYLVKWEWLGISRDKVGGGIPQNIMWSFYIGGIMFLGAVLYTVLRSREYPPRDPNWKQKLNAQHGTGFNGAVKEIWHSITHMPQQMKRLALVQFLTWPGLFLMWFYYSTGVARDIFKGDATATDAGVRDLFTQGVEHAGATSAVLNLVTCLFSFSLPFWVGKFGRKMTHTFCLLIGGVGLISVNYITDPSMLYLSMSMVGIAWASILSMPYSMLAGHLPENKIGIYMGIFNFFIVLPEIIASLFFGKIMENYLHNDRLLAVQIGGILLISAGFVCALIVKDKMKEDLL; translated from the coding sequence ATGGAGCCTATTACCCCCCTTACATTGGAGACCGAAAAAGCCATTCAGGTCAAACCCAGCGTCAATTTCTGGCAAATATGGAATATGTGTTTCGGGTTCTTTGGTATCCAGTTTGGCTGGACCCTCCAGATGAACAATATGAGCGCCATTTATGAATACCTGGGCGCAAAACCCGAAGCCATTCCCGGCCTTTGGCTGGCCGCTCCCATGACTGGCCTCCTTGTTCAACCCATTATTGGTTACCTGAGCGACAGGACCTGGCATCCCCGCTGGGGCAGGCGGCGTCCTTACTTCCTCATCGGGGCCATCCTCAGTTCCCTGGCCTTGTTCGTCATGCCCAATTCACCCACCGTATGGATTGCGGCCGGCACCCTCTGGATACTCGATTCCTGTATCAATATCAGTATGGAGCCTTTCCGCGCTTTTGTGGCCGATAATCTCAATGATAAACAGCGGGCATTTGGCTATGCCATGCAAAGTATGTTTATCGGCGCAGCCGCTTTTATCGCCGGTTTCCTGCCTTCTTACCTGGTAAAATGGGAATGGCTTGGCATTAGCCGCGACAAAGTAGGCGGCGGCATTCCACAAAACATCATGTGGTCCTTCTATATCGGCGGCATTATGTTTTTGGGAGCCGTGCTGTATACCGTATTGCGCAGCAGGGAATATCCTCCCCGTGATCCCAACTGGAAGCAAAAGCTCAATGCACAACATGGTACCGGTTTCAATGGTGCTGTAAAAGAGATCTGGCATTCCATTACCCATATGCCACAACAAATGAAAAGGCTGGCCCTGGTACAATTCCTAACCTGGCCTGGTTTGTTCCTGATGTGGTTTTATTATTCTACCGGCGTGGCCAGGGATATTTTTAAAGGAGATGCCACAGCTACAGATGCAGGTGTGCGCGACCTGTTTACCCAGGGCGTTGAACATGCCGGCGCTACCTCGGCCGTGCTCAATCTGGTAACTTGTTTATTCTCTTTTTCCCTTCCTTTCTGGGTGGGCAAGTTTGGCCGCAAGATGACCCATACCTTTTGTTTGCTCATTGGTGGGGTAGGGCTTATCTCCGTCAACTATATCACCGATCCTTCGATGCTGTATCTCTCCATGAGTATGGTAGGTATTGCCTGGGCCTCCATCCTGTCCATGCCTTATTCCATGCTGGCAGGTCACCTGCCCGAAAATAAAATTGGTATCTACATGGGCATCTTCAATTTCTTTATCGTGTTGCCCGAGATCATTGCTTCCCTGTTCTTTGGTAAGATCATGGAAAACTACCTGCACAACGACCGGCTGCTGGCCGTACAGATTGGAGGTATCCTGCTTATATCCGCCGGCTTTGTATGCGCCCTGATCGTAAAAGATAAAATGAAAGAAGACCTATTGTAG
- a CDS encoding SWIM zinc finger family protein, which yields MLFNYRFAGNSTVTSTSHMTGLSFAPDTLRESAWFVGKLHKKLAFREAISALHDVVISDLRFKPKDKTAYKEWVAQNETMFLAAFMAEYDAQAATNRMAEINAELAAIRQKKDSILSPFYKSRQKYFNYLYQKDREAWYVLDPVITIHPDELFFECFSEDESTYGKLGCNYNVFKEVNDYKCGTTNVDYSTGLYEEFQKIRDYKETELKVDPSGFTVQTSQEESYKEVKIDLPDSWVRGFLQVSSAMTLPTIQVELHPMDIYGICLLLRRFREKRGPRSLRYILEPGHPVKIVLEPWGKEIICARSIYTGAVKQEIRTWGRRRLLILERLIPVAKKFTVHLLGTGLPAFYIADLGDMNFTLGLSGWTSNDWSHAGNFDLLAPRLAVDDAIKQQVYAALQKEWLGTSAQIAQQLNIEQAKVSGALSAYTQAGRVIYDLNREVYRLRELSREPLPFEQLRFDNPREELAAQLVSTQEIKVTANALPDNCLQLTGSVKSARKNFNPKLVIDGDEKIKAADCTCSYYIENKLYKGPCEHMLAIRQAFNKTRIAGTGLK from the coding sequence ATGTTATTCAATTATCGCTTTGCAGGCAATAGTACGGTGACCAGTACTTCGCATATGACGGGGCTGTCCTTTGCGCCGGATACCTTGCGCGAGAGTGCCTGGTTTGTGGGTAAGCTGCATAAGAAGCTGGCTTTCCGGGAGGCTATCTCGGCCTTACATGATGTAGTGATCAGTGATCTCCGGTTCAAGCCCAAAGACAAAACGGCTTATAAGGAATGGGTAGCGCAAAACGAAACGATGTTCCTGGCGGCTTTTATGGCTGAATACGATGCGCAGGCAGCTACCAACCGGATGGCGGAGATCAATGCGGAGCTGGCAGCCATCAGGCAGAAAAAAGACAGTATACTCTCTCCCTTTTATAAGTCAAGGCAAAAATATTTCAACTATCTCTACCAAAAGGACAGGGAGGCCTGGTACGTGCTGGATCCGGTGATCACGATCCACCCTGATGAATTGTTCTTTGAATGCTTCAGTGAGGATGAATCTACTTATGGCAAGCTGGGGTGTAATTACAATGTATTTAAGGAGGTGAATGATTATAAATGCGGCACCACGAATGTGGATTATTCTACGGGGCTGTATGAAGAATTTCAGAAGATACGGGATTATAAAGAAACGGAGTTGAAGGTAGACCCCAGTGGATTTACGGTGCAAACCAGCCAGGAAGAATCTTACAAAGAAGTAAAGATTGATCTGCCGGATAGCTGGGTACGGGGCTTTTTACAGGTAAGCAGTGCGATGACGCTGCCCACGATCCAGGTAGAGCTGCATCCGATGGATATATACGGCATCTGCCTGTTGCTGCGTCGCTTTAGAGAGAAAAGGGGTCCCCGCTCGCTGCGTTATATATTGGAACCTGGTCATCCGGTCAAGATCGTTCTTGAGCCCTGGGGTAAGGAGATCATTTGCGCCCGCAGCATCTATACGGGGGCGGTAAAACAGGAAATAAGGACCTGGGGCAGAAGAAGGCTGCTGATACTGGAAAGGCTGATACCGGTAGCCAAAAAGTTTACGGTGCATTTATTAGGAACAGGCTTGCCGGCCTTTTATATAGCAGACCTGGGTGATATGAACTTTACGCTGGGGCTTAGTGGATGGACCAGCAATGACTGGAGCCATGCCGGTAATTTTGACCTGCTGGCGCCACGGCTTGCGGTAGATGACGCCATCAAACAACAGGTATATGCTGCCTTGCAAAAAGAATGGCTGGGCACCTCGGCGCAAATCGCCCAGCAACTTAATATAGAACAGGCAAAAGTATCGGGAGCCTTAAGTGCTTATACGCAAGCAGGCCGGGTAATCTATGATCTGAACAGGGAAGTGTACCGGCTGCGGGAACTGAGCCGGGAGCCTTTGCCTTTTGAGCAATTGCGCTTTGACAACCCCAGGGAAGAGTTGGCTGCGCAACTGGTAAGTACGCAGGAGATAAAGGTGACGGCGAATGCATTGCCTGACAACTGCCTGCAACTTACAGGCTCGGTAAAGAGCGCCCGCAAAAACTTTAACCCGAAACTGGTGATCGATGGCGACGAGAAAATAAAAGCGGCAGATTGCACCTGCAGCTATTATATAGAAAATAAATTATACAAAGGTCCCTGTGAGCATATGCTGGCGATACGCCAGGCATTCAATAAAACGAGGATAGCCGGAACGGGGCTGAAATAA
- a CDS encoding reverse transcriptase domain-containing protein, with protein MADNKLTRQQLYDRIRESSKDAVVLEEMKRLGFWPKGDESPTIPELLINKEAALNKEFRELFEKHRQYQNKEAVLKEMRLKRMAAAKAKREETKKKREQQRFEKAAAWKKRKETEILYLGEDVSIGLNNMAGNADALHKHHLPAFANENELAAAMGIELKALRFLAFSRKVSTVSHYRKFYLPKKSGGKRLISAPMPRLKKVQYWILENILNKVAVHQAVHGFTLNRSIISNAQLHVGKKVVLNLDVKDFFPSIHFKRVKGLLQQLGYSEKIATILSLLCTEAVTEEVALDGGNYFVQKGNRVLPQGAPTSPAITNILCFKLDKRLQGLATRHQCHYTRYADDVTFSWNSTDINPQQMVWRIKKILADEGFAVHPDKIRIMHQGARQEVTGIIVNEKLGIDRNKLRQFRALLHQLQTKDASELMPGQVSPANAVIGYANFVKMVKPAQGAAFAKAIDKLFQTGRLQYLVKDAPPVLNGNPAPSPSPTSNPPANKGDDKPWWNVTG; from the coding sequence ATGGCCGATAATAAACTCACCCGTCAACAGTTGTATGACCGCATCCGCGAGAGTTCTAAAGATGCCGTTGTATTGGAGGAAATGAAGCGCCTGGGTTTTTGGCCCAAGGGTGATGAATCGCCTACCATACCGGAATTGCTGATCAATAAGGAAGCAGCATTAAACAAGGAGTTCCGGGAACTGTTTGAGAAGCACCGCCAATACCAAAACAAAGAAGCGGTATTGAAAGAAATGCGCCTGAAGCGCATGGCAGCGGCTAAAGCAAAGCGGGAAGAGACCAAAAAGAAACGCGAACAGCAACGCTTCGAAAAGGCAGCTGCCTGGAAGAAACGAAAAGAAACAGAGATACTTTACCTGGGTGAGGATGTTTCCATTGGCTTAAACAATATGGCAGGCAATGCAGACGCGCTGCATAAACACCATTTACCTGCTTTTGCCAATGAAAATGAACTGGCAGCAGCGATGGGTATTGAACTGAAAGCGCTGCGCTTCCTGGCCTTTTCGAGGAAGGTATCCACTGTGTCGCATTACCGGAAATTCTACCTGCCTAAGAAATCAGGTGGCAAAAGGCTGATCTCTGCCCCCATGCCGCGGTTGAAAAAGGTACAGTACTGGATACTTGAAAATATCCTCAACAAGGTAGCAGTGCACCAGGCGGTGCATGGCTTTACGCTCAACCGCTCGATCATCAGCAATGCGCAATTGCATGTAGGCAAAAAAGTAGTATTGAACCTGGATGTGAAAGATTTCTTTCCTTCTATACATTTTAAAAGGGTAAAAGGCTTATTACAGCAACTGGGTTATTCAGAAAAGATTGCTACTATCTTATCGCTGTTGTGTACAGAAGCGGTGACAGAAGAAGTAGCGCTGGACGGCGGGAATTATTTTGTACAAAAAGGCAACCGGGTCTTGCCCCAGGGAGCCCCTACCAGTCCGGCCATTACCAATATACTGTGTTTTAAACTGGATAAACGTTTGCAGGGATTGGCTACCAGGCACCAATGTCATTATACGCGCTATGCAGATGATGTGACTTTCTCCTGGAACAGTACGGATATCAATCCACAGCAAATGGTATGGCGCATTAAAAAGATATTGGCGGACGAAGGATTTGCTGTTCACCCGGACAAGATCCGCATCATGCACCAGGGAGCCCGCCAGGAAGTAACGGGTATCATTGTCAATGAAAAATTAGGTATAGACCGCAATAAGTTACGCCAATTCAGGGCGCTCCTACATCAGTTGCAAACAAAAGACGCATCGGAACTGATGCCGGGCCAGGTTAGTCCGGCCAATGCAGTGATCGGGTATGCTAATTTCGTAAAGATGGTAAAGCCCGCACAGGGCGCAGCCTTTGCCAAGGCTATTGATAAACTGTTTCAGACTGGACGGTTGCAGTACCTGGTCAAAGATGCACCTCCTGTGCTTAATGGCAATCCCGCCCCCTCTCCCTCTCCTACTTCCAATCCACCAGCCAACAAGGGTGATGATAAGCCCTGGTGGAATGTAACGGGTTGA
- a CDS encoding fatty acid desaturase family protein, translated as MTHAEIVKKVQWKDLRSLSVREMLIENNLTIPWFIISLTLAYSGYYLFALPFSAFFFLTALRQVHNGFHNSLGTNKFLTWLSLFLNSILMVVSIHAVKFNHIRHHKYCLTEEDYEGKSAGMTWYGAILYGPVHIFLIHKITLQLGNKKYRKNVLLELAAISLFVFLAFYFNIHFLIYHIIVMVIGEFLMAFFAVWTVHHHTEDSPEFARTQRGGWKNKITFSMFYHLEHHLFPAVPTIKLPELAKRIDEALPELEKKTTF; from the coding sequence ATGACCCACGCCGAGATCGTCAAAAAAGTGCAGTGGAAAGACCTGCGCTCACTTTCAGTCCGGGAAATGCTCATCGAAAACAACCTCACCATTCCCTGGTTCATTATTTCCCTCACCCTGGCTTACTCTGGTTATTACCTCTTTGCTTTACCCTTCTCCGCTTTCTTCTTTCTCACCGCCTTGCGACAGGTACACAATGGCTTTCACAATTCACTTGGTACAAATAAATTCCTGACCTGGTTGTCTCTTTTCCTCAATAGTATCTTGATGGTGGTTTCTATCCATGCTGTCAAGTTCAATCATATTCGTCACCATAAATACTGTTTGACCGAAGAAGATTATGAAGGCAAATCAGCTGGTATGACCTGGTATGGCGCCATCCTGTATGGACCCGTTCACATATTCCTGATCCACAAGATCACGCTGCAACTGGGGAATAAGAAATATAGAAAGAATGTGCTCCTCGAATTAGCCGCCATCAGCCTCTTCGTATTCCTGGCATTCTATTTTAATATTCATTTCCTCATTTACCATATCATCGTGATGGTGATCGGCGAATTCCTGATGGCCTTCTTTGCAGTTTGGACCGTGCATCACCATACAGAAGACAGCCCGGAGTTTGCCAGAACACAGCGGGGTGGATGGAAGAATAAGATCACCTTCAGTATGTTTTACCACTTGGAGCATCATTTGTTTCCCGCAGTACCCACTATCAAGTTGCCCGAGCTGGCAAAGAGAATAGATGAGGCTTTGCCAGAGTTAGAAAAGAAAACAACATTCTGA